The following proteins come from a genomic window of Maribacter sp. HTCC2170:
- a CDS encoding sulfite exporter TauE/SafE family protein → MLINIESLLLLCAGFFVIAVLYSAVGMGGGSSYLALLTLFVASFFAIRSIALVCNLIVVSGSTILYFKHGHARLKDFVPFIITSIPMAFLGASFRLKEEVFFIVLGASLIISSLFLVWQTSGAKWSEPTKEYPRYLSYVIGASIGFLSGLVGIGGGIFLAPILNHINWDKSVKIAALASFFILVNSISGIGGLLYSDTFELPWMETLILGVTVLVGGQLGIRLSLKKLSAKSIKRITAVLVFVVGVRVLLVNGLGLI, encoded by the coding sequence ATGCTAATAAATATTGAGAGTTTATTGCTTTTATGCGCTGGGTTTTTTGTAATTGCAGTGTTGTATTCTGCTGTGGGAATGGGTGGTGGTTCCAGTTATCTTGCACTATTAACTCTTTTCGTTGCGAGTTTTTTTGCTATACGATCTATTGCCTTAGTTTGTAATCTCATTGTGGTTTCTGGTAGCACAATCCTTTATTTTAAGCATGGTCATGCCCGGCTGAAAGATTTTGTCCCGTTCATAATCACAAGTATTCCAATGGCTTTTTTGGGAGCATCCTTTAGATTAAAGGAAGAAGTGTTTTTTATTGTTCTTGGGGCTTCATTGATTATATCATCACTTTTTCTAGTTTGGCAAACTTCTGGTGCCAAATGGAGTGAACCTACAAAGGAATATCCCCGTTATTTGAGCTATGTTATTGGTGCTTCAATTGGATTTTTGTCCGGATTGGTTGGTATTGGAGGCGGAATTTTCCTTGCTCCGATTTTAAACCACATCAACTGGGATAAATCCGTAAAGATTGCGGCGCTCGCTAGCTTTTTTATTCTTGTAAACTCAATTTCAGGAATTGGGGGGCTACTGTATAGTGATACCTTTGAACTGCCTTGGATGGAGACATTGATTTTAGGGGTAACCGTACTTGTTGGCGGACAATTAGGTATTAGACTTAGTCTAAAAAAACTGTCCGCCAAGAGTATTAAAAGAATAACGGCCGTTTTGGTCTTTGTAGTTGGTGTACGTGTATTACTTGTGAATGGTTTAGGACTTATTTAA
- the moaC gene encoding cyclic pyranopterin monophosphate synthase MoaC, with the protein MKKELSHIDKSGNAVMVDVSDKTKTIRTAIASGRVEFPEVIFEALATEDFLSKKGSIIQTAIIAGIQAVKKTSELIPLCHQLNISKIQVNIEPKNNGLQIVCSVNCNERTGVEMEALTGVTVSALTIYDMCKALSHDIRISDVQLEKKTGGKNDFTR; encoded by the coding sequence ATGAAGAAAGAACTTTCACATATAGATAAATCAGGAAATGCTGTTATGGTTGATGTTTCGGACAAAACAAAAACCATTCGAACGGCAATCGCCTCAGGAAGGGTAGAGTTTCCAGAAGTAATTTTCGAGGCGCTTGCGACAGAAGACTTCCTGTCTAAAAAAGGAAGTATTATCCAAACCGCAATAATCGCAGGTATTCAAGCCGTAAAAAAAACATCTGAATTGATCCCACTCTGCCATCAACTGAACATTTCTAAAATACAGGTGAATATAGAGCCTAAAAATAATGGACTTCAAATCGTTTGTTCAGTAAATTGTAATGAACGTACAGGTGTTGAGATGGAAGCCCTTACAGGTGTGACGGTAAGCGCATTGACGATTTATGATATGTGTAAAGCCCTATCTCATGATATAAGAATATCTGATGTTCAATTAGAGAAAAAGACAGGAGGTAAAAATGACTTCACCCGCTAA
- the trpB gene encoding tryptophan synthase subunit beta yields MAENYFKTYPNQEGFFNEYGGAFIPPMLEDEMKKITDAYYAISKSHSFISELRSIRKHYQGRPTPVYYCNRLSEKYGGRIYLKREDLNHTGAHKLNHCMGEALLAKHLGKKKLIAETGAGQHGVALATAAAYFGLECEIHMGEVDMEKEHPNVVRMRILGATVVPVTHGLKTLKEAVDSAFEAYLKDPVTTIYCIGSVVGPHPFPMIVRDFQRVIGIEAKEQFHEMTGELPDNVVACVGGGSNAIGLFSAFLDDEECSIYGVEPGGRSLDYGEHAATMTLGKPGVIHGFKCYTLQDENGEPSAVYSVASGLDYPGVGPEHSMLKDLKKVTYEVVSDKETIDAFFELSRLEGIIPALESAHAVAYALKLAKENPKKSILVNLSGRGDKDLDFVVDKYGLPE; encoded by the coding sequence ATGGCAGAAAACTATTTTAAGACTTACCCAAACCAAGAAGGATTTTTCAATGAATACGGTGGAGCCTTCATTCCCCCAATGCTTGAAGATGAGATGAAAAAAATTACTGATGCGTACTATGCCATTAGCAAATCGCACAGCTTTATTTCAGAATTAAGAAGTATACGAAAACACTATCAAGGCCGACCCACTCCGGTTTATTACTGCAACCGTTTGTCCGAAAAATATGGAGGTAGGATCTATCTTAAGAGAGAAGACCTCAACCATACAGGAGCACATAAACTAAACCATTGTATGGGTGAGGCCCTATTGGCAAAGCATTTAGGCAAGAAGAAGTTGATAGCTGAAACCGGTGCGGGTCAGCATGGTGTTGCATTGGCCACAGCGGCGGCCTATTTTGGATTGGAATGTGAAATTCACATGGGTGAGGTTGACATGGAAAAGGAACATCCAAACGTTGTTCGCATGCGCATTCTAGGGGCGACAGTTGTCCCCGTTACTCATGGGCTGAAAACATTGAAAGAAGCAGTGGACTCGGCATTTGAGGCGTACTTAAAAGATCCTGTCACAACAATCTATTGTATTGGCTCAGTGGTAGGACCACACCCTTTCCCCATGATTGTTCGGGATTTTCAGCGAGTTATAGGTATTGAGGCCAAGGAACAGTTTCATGAAATGACTGGAGAATTACCAGACAATGTGGTTGCTTGCGTTGGTGGTGGAAGTAATGCCATTGGTCTCTTCTCTGCATTTTTAGATGATGAGGAATGTAGTATTTATGGCGTTGAACCAGGAGGCCGTTCTTTAGACTATGGTGAACATGCCGCCACCATGACATTGGGAAAACCAGGCGTTATCCATGGATTCAAATGTTATACCCTTCAAGATGAAAACGGAGAACCAAGTGCCGTATATTCTGTTGCCAGTGGATTAGATTACCCTGGGGTTGGACCTGAACATAGTATGCTGAAAGATTTAAAAAAGGTAACCTATGAAGTTGTTTCCGACAAAGAAACTATAGATGCCTTTTTTGAACTAAGTCGTCTGGAAGGTATTATCCCGGCCTTGGAAAGTGCCCATGCCGTTGCCTATGCCCTCAAACTTGCCAAAGAGAATCCAAAAAAATCAATCTTGGTGAATTTAAGTGGAAGAGGTGATAAGGATTTGGATTTTGTTGTTGACAAATATGGGTTACCAGAATAG
- a CDS encoding M48 family metallopeptidase, translating to MTHTTLFYIIISILVIEFILETTLDFLNSKRYDDPVPEELQDVFDTNEYQKSQNYKKTNYSFGLLTSGFSLLLTLGFLFFGGFEWLDNMARSVSDNSIVIALIFFATIMIGSDIITTPFGYYKTFVIEEKFGFNKTTKTTFLLDKLKGYLMMAIIGGGITALIIWFFEWAGTNFWIYAWVVVAAFTLFMNLFYSKLIVPLFNKQKPLEEGSLKSKIESYAQKVGFELKNVFVIDGSKRSTKANAYFSGFGKEKRVTLYDTLINDLEEDEIVAVLAHEVGHYKRNHIIFNIVTSILLTGFTLFLLSLFINNPEVSKAIGVSKPSFHAALIGFGILYSPISELTGLVMNYLSRKFEYQADDYAKNTFSHLPLITSLKKLSKNSLSNLTPHPAYVFMHYSHPPLIDRVRNLKA from the coding sequence ATGACCCACACTACCCTATTTTATATAATCATCTCAATTTTGGTGATAGAGTTTATTCTTGAAACTACATTGGACTTTTTGAACTCGAAACGATACGATGATCCAGTTCCTGAAGAATTGCAAGATGTTTTTGATACCAACGAATATCAAAAATCTCAGAATTACAAAAAGACGAACTATAGTTTTGGACTGTTGACTTCAGGATTTTCGTTGCTCTTAACCCTTGGGTTCCTCTTTTTTGGAGGATTCGAATGGCTCGACAATATGGCTCGCAGTGTTTCGGACAATTCGATTGTCATAGCTCTCATATTCTTTGCAACTATTATGATAGGTAGCGACATTATCACAACCCCTTTTGGTTACTATAAAACTTTTGTAATAGAAGAGAAATTCGGTTTTAATAAAACCACTAAAACAACCTTCTTATTGGATAAACTTAAAGGTTATCTAATGATGGCTATAATTGGGGGTGGAATTACCGCATTGATCATATGGTTCTTCGAATGGGCAGGTACCAACTTTTGGATTTATGCCTGGGTGGTTGTAGCTGCTTTCACTTTATTTATGAATTTATTTTACAGCAAGTTGATTGTTCCTTTGTTTAACAAACAAAAACCACTGGAAGAAGGTAGTTTGAAAAGTAAAATTGAGTCCTATGCCCAGAAAGTGGGATTTGAACTTAAGAATGTTTTTGTGATTGATGGCTCCAAAAGATCAACCAAGGCAAATGCGTATTTTTCTGGCTTCGGAAAAGAAAAAAGAGTAACCTTGTACGATACACTTATCAATGATTTGGAAGAAGATGAAATCGTCGCCGTATTGGCGCACGAAGTTGGTCATTATAAGCGTAATCATATCATTTTCAATATTGTAACCTCAATACTACTAACAGGATTCACCTTGTTTCTTCTGTCATTATTCATAAACAATCCTGAGGTTTCGAAAGCCATAGGTGTCTCTAAACCAAGTTTTCATGCGGCGCTGATTGGTTTTGGAATACTTTACAGCCCAATATCTGAATTGACAGGCTTGGTAATGAACTATTTATCTCGAAAATTCGAGTATCAGGCAGATGATTATGCAAAAAACACCTTTTCTCATTTGCCTTTGATTACCTCGCTCAAAAAGCTTTCCAAAAACAGCTTGAGTAACTTAACACCTCATCCTGCTTACGTTTTTATGCATTATTCGCACCCACCATTGATTGACCGAGTAAGGAATTTAAAGGCATAA
- a CDS encoding TrmH family RNA methyltransferase produces the protein MSNSKSISSLQNPLIKNAVQLRDRSRERKKTGLFILEGKRELTLAIKANYIIQTVFICKEIISDQEIDLVLSNIHDGFELIEVTKIVYHKMAYRESTEGILAIVKGKNHSLENIRLRKNALILVAEAPEKPGNIGALLRTADAANLDAVLIANPKGDLYNPNIVRSSVGCVFTNQIGLGSTSQIIDFLKKKQINLFCAALSASQPYTQVNFEKAAAIVVGTESTGLSQEWLNASTNNIIIPMEGEIDSMNVSVSAAILIFEAKRQRSV, from the coding sequence ATGAGCAATTCCAAATCAATAAGCAGTCTACAGAACCCCTTAATAAAGAATGCTGTTCAGTTAAGGGATAGATCAAGGGAACGTAAAAAAACAGGCCTTTTTATTCTTGAAGGAAAAAGGGAGCTAACTCTAGCCATCAAAGCCAATTATATTATTCAAACTGTTTTCATCTGTAAGGAAATAATATCTGATCAAGAGATTGATTTGGTTTTAAGTAACATTCATGATGGTTTTGAACTGATAGAAGTTACCAAAATAGTGTATCATAAAATGGCCTATAGGGAATCTACTGAAGGTATTTTAGCAATTGTTAAAGGAAAAAACCATTCCTTGGAAAATATTAGACTTAGAAAAAACGCGCTCATCCTGGTAGCTGAAGCTCCTGAAAAACCAGGAAATATTGGAGCTCTTTTACGCACCGCGGATGCAGCCAATTTAGATGCTGTGTTAATCGCTAACCCTAAAGGTGATCTTTATAACCCCAATATTGTTCGTTCAAGTGTGGGATGTGTATTCACGAATCAAATCGGGTTGGGAAGTACTTCTCAAATTATTGATTTTCTTAAGAAGAAACAAATAAACCTCTTTTGTGCGGCCCTCTCTGCATCGCAACCTTACACCCAGGTTAATTTCGAAAAAGCCGCTGCGATAGTTGTAGGCACAGAATCTACTGGTCTGTCTCAAGAATGGTTAAATGCGTCCACAAACAACATAATAATACCGATGGAAGGGGAAATTGATTCTATGAATGTTTCAGTATCGGCGGCAATACTTATATTTGAGGCCAAACGCCAACGATCAGTCTAA
- a CDS encoding molybdenum cofactor guanylyltransferase, with protein sequence MTSPAKIYGLVLSGGKSTRMGTDKGLIAYHGIPQREYLYNMLNGICEKTFMSIRNEQAEEFSSDINTIIDKDVFKGPFNGLLSAHNQYPKVAWLVLACDLPLINKSALEELIAERDVESFSTAMALKENPLPEPLCAIWEPKGLSTAISYLEGGAGSCPRKFLINNKTKLVFPTEISVLMNANSKEEYRKALNKLAAI encoded by the coding sequence ATGACTTCACCCGCTAAAATTTACGGCCTTGTACTTTCAGGAGGAAAAAGTACCCGAATGGGAACGGACAAAGGTTTGATAGCCTATCATGGTATTCCACAGCGTGAGTATTTGTATAATATGTTGAATGGTATTTGTGAGAAGACATTCATGAGTATACGAAATGAACAAGCTGAAGAGTTTTCTTCAGATATTAATACCATTATTGACAAAGATGTTTTCAAAGGCCCTTTTAATGGATTACTCTCAGCACATAACCAATACCCAAAAGTGGCATGGTTGGTTTTGGCATGTGACCTACCATTAATCAATAAGTCAGCTTTGGAAGAGCTTATCGCGGAACGTGATGTCGAAAGTTTCAGTACCGCCATGGCTTTAAAGGAAAATCCTCTTCCTGAACCCTTGTGTGCTATTTGGGAACCAAAAGGACTCTCAACAGCTATTTCATATTTAGAAGGAGGAGCAGGGTCATGCCCTCGAAAATTCCTAATCAATAACAAAACCAAATTGGTATTTCCAACCGAGATCAGTGTCCTAATGAATGCAAATTCTAAGGAAGAATATAGAAAAGCATTGAACAAATTGGCTGCCATATGA
- a CDS encoding molybdenum cofactor biosynthesis protein MoaE codes for MNKPIIEIVDCIDTSVVYDELSDAASGGICVFLGTVRDSTNNESVTSLEFEAYKSMALKEMEKIVEQALLKWTLNKVVMRHAVGKKEVKEAVVVVGASSAHREDCFAACRFLIDTLKERVPIWKKEFFKNKTVWVSAHP; via the coding sequence ATGAACAAACCAATTATAGAAATTGTAGATTGTATTGATACTTCAGTTGTGTACGACGAATTATCGGATGCTGCTAGTGGAGGAATATGTGTTTTTCTTGGTACAGTAAGGGATTCAACAAATAATGAATCGGTAACTTCTTTGGAATTTGAGGCATATAAATCCATGGCCTTGAAGGAGATGGAAAAAATAGTTGAACAGGCTTTATTAAAATGGACTCTGAATAAGGTTGTGATGCGCCATGCAGTTGGTAAGAAGGAAGTGAAAGAAGCTGTGGTTGTTGTAGGAGCTTCATCAGCGCATCGAGAGGATTGTTTTGCTGCTTGCCGCTTTCTGATTGATACTCTCAAGGAAAGAGTACCTATTTGGAAAAAAGAATTTTTTAAAAACAAAACAGTATGGGTATCCGCCCATCCATAA
- a CDS encoding (2Fe-2S)-binding protein yields MPTFNLEINGKAQTVDVSADTPLLWVLRDHLDMVGTKYSCGIGQCGACNVHVDGTAMQSCLLPVAQVDGKAITTIEGLSEDGSHPVQEAWKEIDVPQCGYCQAGQIMTASALLDENPSPTEAEIKNAMTRNICRCASYSRIHKAVAVAAEKMK; encoded by the coding sequence ATGCCAACATTCAATTTAGAAATCAATGGTAAAGCCCAAACTGTTGATGTATCTGCAGATACTCCTTTGTTATGGGTTTTGCGAGACCATTTAGATATGGTTGGAACGAAGTATAGTTGCGGAATAGGGCAGTGTGGTGCATGCAATGTGCATGTTGATGGTACTGCGATGCAAAGTTGTCTTTTGCCAGTGGCACAGGTAGATGGAAAAGCCATTACAACTATTGAGGGACTTTCTGAGGATGGGTCGCACCCAGTGCAGGAGGCTTGGAAAGAAATAGATGTACCACAATGTGGATATTGTCAAGCAGGTCAGATCATGACTGCCTCGGCCTTATTGGATGAGAACCCCAGCCCAACTGAAGCGGAAATCAAGAATGCCATGACACGTAATATTTGTCGTTGTGCTTCTTATAGCCGTATTCATAAGGCAGTTGCTGTTGCCGCTGAAAAAATGAAATAA
- a CDS encoding MoaD/ThiS family protein, translated as MEVLLFGIAKDIVGSSVLDLSGLKSKPASVEELIHLIKSDFPEFKKLTSLAIAVNGEYATNGLSLQAHDEIAIIPPVSGG; from the coding sequence ATGGAAGTACTTCTTTTTGGGATTGCCAAGGATATCGTAGGCAGTTCTGTTTTGGATTTATCTGGACTCAAAAGTAAACCGGCAAGTGTTGAAGAGTTGATTCATTTGATAAAATCTGATTTTCCGGAATTCAAAAAATTAACCTCTTTGGCGATTGCTGTAAATGGGGAATATGCTACAAATGGGTTATCTTTACAAGCTCATGATGAGATAGCAATAATTCCACCTGTAAGCGGAGGTTAA
- a CDS encoding xanthine dehydrogenase family protein molybdopterin-binding subunit, which produces MSTLIPSNFSRRSFLKTSSLAGGGMLIGINLFHACKPKAEMPIDISKLNYNDFNAFIKIADNGMVTIFSPNPEIGQGVKTSMPMLIAEELDVPWNHVNVVQGKLDTKNYTRQVAGGSQSIRFGWEPLRQTGAYARQILVNAAAVKWGVDASECSTSQGVITNGSGETLGYGDVVNDAAILEKEREVHRAALIAKLSEGEELPAETIALKDPADFRIIGTDAKNVDIDKIISGKPLYGMDFKTEGMLYASVLRPPSFGQELESFDATEAKAMPGVVDVITIGEKARNLLSGEGANWTVKLSNSDKVVVLANTTWQALKAKKAVKAIWKNSSTLESTEFQDKKLMGLLDGKKFNTLRKDGDVSKTFAQADQILERTYESPFLPHNCMEPMNFYANVTDEKIHLVGPIQTPENSSQAAAAMLGRDFEEVECEMTRMGGGFGRRLYSDFLLEVTEISNAIKKPVKMVSSREDDMTTGVYRPAIKYRIKASIKNGEITGYHLKEAAINGNMYGLIPNFFPAGAIDNYQVDVANYQSNITTGAWRAPYTNFLSFAEQSFFDELAELMDKDPVQMRLDLLQKVKGTTDKRIQYSAERMEDVINLVVEKSGLRNPKEGVYQGFCAYYCHNTHVAEVADVVMENNKPVVKKVTVAIDCGIVVNPLGALNQIEGGVIDGIGHSMYGDLTFKDGAPQSENYNKYRLIRMREAPEVETHFVKNTLSPTGLGEPTLPPAGAAIAIAINKATGQRLYKQPFVDQLNKKELVG; this is translated from the coding sequence ATGTCAACCCTTATACCATCAAATTTTAGCAGAAGGTCTTTTTTAAAAACCTCGTCTTTGGCAGGTGGCGGAATGCTCATAGGCATTAATCTTTTTCACGCGTGCAAGCCCAAAGCGGAAATGCCCATTGATATTTCAAAACTGAATTACAATGATTTCAATGCATTCATTAAGATTGCAGATAACGGAATGGTAACGATTTTTTCACCCAATCCTGAAATTGGTCAAGGTGTTAAAACATCGATGCCCATGTTAATTGCTGAAGAATTGGATGTGCCTTGGAATCATGTAAATGTTGTACAAGGTAAGCTTGATACAAAGAATTATACAAGACAGGTTGCTGGTGGGAGCCAGTCAATTCGTTTTGGTTGGGAACCATTGAGGCAAACGGGAGCTTATGCACGTCAAATACTCGTTAATGCTGCGGCCGTAAAATGGGGTGTTGATGCTTCCGAATGTAGTACAAGTCAGGGTGTAATAACCAATGGGTCTGGAGAAACGTTGGGTTATGGTGATGTGGTCAATGATGCAGCTATTTTGGAAAAAGAACGTGAGGTACATAGAGCGGCTCTAATAGCGAAGTTGAGTGAAGGTGAAGAATTGCCTGCAGAAACTATTGCGTTGAAGGATCCCGCAGATTTTAGAATTATTGGGACTGATGCCAAAAATGTTGACATTGATAAAATCATAAGCGGTAAACCACTTTATGGAATGGATTTTAAAACAGAAGGCATGTTATATGCTTCGGTTTTGCGCCCACCGTCATTTGGACAAGAGCTTGAGTCTTTTGATGCAACAGAGGCAAAGGCCATGCCGGGCGTGGTTGATGTAATAACTATTGGTGAAAAGGCAAGAAATTTACTTAGCGGTGAAGGTGCCAATTGGACGGTTAAATTGAGCAATAGTGATAAAGTAGTCGTTTTGGCAAATACTACATGGCAAGCTTTAAAAGCCAAAAAAGCGGTCAAAGCCATTTGGAAGAATAGTTCAACTTTGGAAAGTACCGAGTTTCAAGACAAGAAATTGATGGGATTATTGGATGGTAAAAAATTCAATACTTTACGAAAGGATGGTGATGTAAGTAAGACATTTGCCCAAGCGGACCAAATACTGGAACGCACTTATGAATCACCTTTCTTGCCGCATAACTGTATGGAGCCGATGAATTTTTATGCAAATGTTACTGATGAAAAAATTCATTTAGTTGGCCCCATACAAACCCCGGAGAATTCTTCACAAGCTGCGGCCGCAATGCTTGGTCGGGATTTCGAAGAAGTTGAATGTGAGATGACCCGAATGGGTGGAGGCTTTGGTAGAAGGTTGTATAGCGATTTCTTGCTTGAGGTAACTGAGATTTCTAATGCAATTAAAAAACCAGTTAAAATGGTTTCTTCCCGGGAGGATGATATGACCACTGGGGTTTATAGACCAGCTATTAAATACCGCATAAAAGCAAGTATAAAGAATGGTGAAATAACAGGTTACCATCTAAAAGAGGCTGCGATAAACGGAAATATGTACGGGCTTATTCCAAACTTCTTCCCAGCGGGTGCAATTGATAATTATCAGGTTGATGTAGCCAATTACCAGAGCAATATCACCACAGGTGCATGGCGTGCACCTTATACGAATTTCCTCTCTTTTGCGGAGCAAAGTTTCTTTGACGAGTTGGCAGAATTAATGGATAAGGATCCAGTACAAATGAGATTGGATCTTTTGCAGAAAGTGAAGGGGACAACAGACAAGCGTATTCAGTATTCTGCTGAACGAATGGAGGACGTAATTAATCTTGTAGTGGAGAAGTCCGGACTTAGAAACCCTAAAGAAGGGGTTTATCAAGGATTCTGTGCATATTATTGTCATAACACCCATGTTGCAGAAGTAGCTGATGTTGTCATGGAAAATAATAAACCAGTGGTGAAGAAAGTGACCGTTGCAATAGACTGTGGTATTGTGGTCAACCCTCTTGGAGCATTGAACCAGATTGAAGGTGGGGTTATTGATGGTATTGGACACTCCATGTATGGGGATTTAACTTTTAAAGATGGTGCCCCACAGAGTGAGAATTATAACAAATATAGATTGATTAGAATGCGTGAAGCGCCTGAAGTAGAAACACATTTTGTGAAGAATACTTTGTCCCCAACGGGATTAGGTGAACCCACCTTGCCTCCGGCTGGCGCAGCCATTGCAATTGCAATCAATAAAGCTACAGGTCAGAGACTTTATAAACAACCTTTCGTTGATCAGTTGAACAAAAAAGAGTTGGTAGGATAA
- the moeB gene encoding HesA/MoeB/ThiF family protein: MNHERYSRQIILKDFGPNAQHKLSESKVLVVGAGGLGVPVLTYLNAMGVGTLGIVDADTVSITNLHRQVLYDENEVGKHKANVAHRKLSAQNSSTKIRTYNEFLNRDNALKIIKGYDVVVDASDNFPTRYLINDACVILNKPFVYGALHAFEGQISVFNFNNGPTYRCLFPKMPNADEIPNCNEHGVLGVIPGIVGNLQALEVIKVLTGVGEVLSGKLLLYSGLNQSIQKIKFTLNLENVKINRLHDNYNLACGVKVDSVEANQFKTLLHSENIQSIDVRTMAEYSQFHLDNTVNLPLDEIEQWKHTISYNRPIYLVCQSGVRSTKGLLILQEHEPNAILINVVGGLNSLKIHANKY; this comes from the coding sequence ATGAACCACGAACGGTATTCCCGACAGATCATTTTAAAAGATTTTGGACCTAATGCACAGCATAAATTATCTGAGTCCAAAGTGCTGGTAGTTGGTGCCGGAGGTTTAGGTGTTCCTGTACTCACGTATTTAAATGCTATGGGAGTTGGTACCTTGGGTATTGTTGATGCAGATACTGTTTCGATTACAAATTTGCACCGTCAAGTGTTATATGATGAAAATGAAGTAGGAAAACATAAGGCCAATGTTGCCCATAGGAAATTGTCTGCCCAGAATTCAAGCACCAAAATTAGAACGTACAATGAGTTTTTGAATCGTGACAATGCTTTGAAAATTATCAAAGGCTACGATGTTGTTGTTGATGCTTCCGATAATTTTCCTACCAGATATCTTATAAATGATGCTTGTGTTATTTTGAATAAGCCATTTGTTTATGGGGCTTTGCATGCTTTTGAAGGTCAAATAAGCGTTTTCAATTTTAACAATGGGCCTACATATCGTTGTCTTTTTCCGAAAATGCCAAATGCCGATGAAATACCTAATTGTAATGAACATGGTGTTTTAGGTGTAATTCCTGGAATTGTTGGAAATCTTCAAGCCCTTGAAGTAATTAAAGTGCTTACAGGGGTCGGGGAGGTATTGTCCGGTAAGTTGTTGTTATATAGTGGGTTAAATCAGTCCATACAAAAAATAAAGTTCACTTTGAACCTTGAAAACGTAAAAATCAACAGACTGCATGATAATTATAATCTCGCATGTGGAGTGAAGGTAGATTCTGTTGAAGCGAATCAATTTAAAACATTACTTCATTCGGAAAACATACAGTCTATCGATGTTCGAACGATGGCGGAGTACAGCCAGTTTCATTTAGATAATACAGTAAATCTACCATTGGATGAAATAGAGCAATGGAAACACACTATAAGTTATAATCGGCCAATTTATCTAGTTTGCCAATCTGGGGTTCGAAGTACAAAGGGCTTGTTAATACTTCAAGAACATGAACCTAATGCTATTCTTATAAATGTTGTTGGTGGTTTAAATAGTTTAAAAATTCATGCTAATAAATATTGA
- the moaA gene encoding GTP 3',8-cyclase MoaA, with the protein MLIDNHNRKINYLRLAVTDRCNLRCNYCMPAEGIDFSSKDNLFTLEELSKLSGILVSQGIDKIRITGGEPFVRKDLMVLLRDLSKMEELKDISITTNATLIGPFIDELKELGITNINVSMDAINRDVFDKITRRDQYETVYNNVLRLISEGFNVRINFIALDGQNTDDILPMLELAKHYDVCVRYLEEMPFNGGSRKFQGITWDYKRILAHIKEAYPDYVQQSSEKTSTSMNYKIPGFKGTFGIIPSFSRTFCGSCNRLRITATGDVITCLYAKASMNIRDIMRSKNAEDKIKEQILKAIGSRAKTGFEAQQKDIGVFTNSMTSIGG; encoded by the coding sequence ATGTTGATAGATAATCATAATAGAAAAATTAATTACCTACGTCTTGCAGTAACAGATCGTTGCAATTTGCGCTGTAATTATTGCATGCCCGCCGAGGGAATCGATTTTTCAAGTAAGGACAACTTGTTTACTTTGGAAGAATTGTCCAAACTTAGTGGTATTTTGGTTTCGCAGGGCATTGATAAAATAAGGATCACAGGAGGGGAACCCTTTGTTCGTAAAGATTTGATGGTACTACTTCGCGATCTTTCAAAAATGGAAGAGTTAAAGGATATTTCAATAACTACCAATGCTACGCTTATTGGCCCATTCATTGATGAGTTAAAGGAGTTGGGTATAACAAACATCAATGTTAGTATGGATGCTATTAACCGTGATGTTTTTGATAAAATAACTAGGAGGGATCAATACGAAACGGTTTATAACAATGTTTTGAGATTGATCAGCGAAGGTTTTAATGTTCGCATCAATTTTATTGCTTTAGATGGTCAAAATACCGATGATATTTTGCCAATGTTGGAACTGGCGAAGCATTATGATGTCTGTGTGCGTTATTTAGAAGAAATGCCGTTCAATGGTGGTTCACGTAAATTTCAAGGGATCACTTGGGACTACAAGCGCATACTTGCCCATATAAAGGAGGCTTACCCAGACTATGTTCAGCAATCTTCTGAAAAAACATCTACCTCCATGAATTACAAAATCCCTGGATTTAAAGGTACTTTTGGAATCATTCCTTCTTTTAGTCGAACATTTTGTGGCAGTTGCAATAGATTACGGATTACAGCTACTGGAGATGTTATAACGTGTTTGTACGCTAAAGCATCTATGAATATTCGTGATATAATGAGGAGTAAGAATGCCGAAGATAAAATAAAAGAACAAATACTAAAGGCTATTGGCAGTAGGGCAAAGACAGGATTTGAAGCACAACAAAAAGACATTGGAGTCTTCACAAATTCTATGACATCAATCGGTGGGTAA